A region from the Arachis ipaensis cultivar K30076 chromosome B01, Araip1.1, whole genome shotgun sequence genome encodes:
- the LOC107646748 gene encoding probable methyltransferase PMT27 yields MAPAFSKGRGNKRPSSTSYTSTVTTLVFVALCVFGVWMVASNSMVSSPKRATITTHTAIDNTEEELLESVTNTNNNNDNPDESSDQTVNNNQDDSSDGITKSEESESNENGSSDNNNSDDGALLSSTQNEASSESNENGSSDNDNNNQIKASQKDEENQEQSTSMESQNNNVDTGGSESQEQSSLGNDEQENEKQLREDKGENDDSTQEAEKPKAEKKRKKPSKQEEAKGDDDNNNDLEWHLCNVTAGFDFIPCLDNEKYLKYSHRKHYEHRERHCPEDAPTCLVPLPNGYKEHIPWPSSRDKIWYHNIPHTKLAEVKGHQNWVKLTGEFLTFPGGGTQFIHGALHYIDFLQKAEAGIAWGKHTRVILDVGCGVGSFGGYLFERDVIAMSFAPKDEHEAQVQFALERGIPALSAVMGTQRLQFPGRVFDLVHCARCRVPWHEDGGLLLLELNRVLRPGGFFVWSATPVYQTLKEDVEIWKQMSALTKAMCWELVTIKNDTLNQVGAAFFRKPVSNECYEQREENEPPMCKDDDDPNAAWYVPLQACLHKLPGEKSERGAEWPEAWPERLHKAPYWLSDSQVGIFGKPLPQDFVEEDQRWKDVIDELSNNGVSWSNIRNVMDMRAVYGGFAAALRDLQLWVFNVVNIDSPDTLPIIYERGLIGIYHDWCESFSTYPRTYDLLHADQLFSKLKNRCKLAPVIVEVDRIVRPGGSLVVRDESNAISEVESLLKSLHWEVTLSKDQEGVLFAKKGYWRPTSFVSVF; encoded by the exons ATGGCACCAGCGTTTTCGAAGGGACGTGGCAATAAGAGGCCATCATCAACATCTTACACTTCAACCGTCACAACACTAGTCTTCGTTGCACTATGTGTCTTCGGTGTATGGATGGTAGCTTCCAACTCTATGGTCTCATCACCTAAACGCGCAACGATAACCACCCACACCGCCATTGATAACACCGAAGAAGAACTCCTTGAATCCGTAACTaacaccaacaacaacaatgacaacCCAGACGAATCATCTGATCAAACCGTTAACAACAACCAAGATGATTCATCTGACGGCATAACGAAAAGCGAAGAATCTGAATCAAACGAAAATGGTTCATCAGACAATAACAATTCTGATGATGGTGCCCTGTTATCATCAACTCAGAACGAAGCATCATCGGAGTCAAACGAAAATGGTTCATCAGACAATGATAACAACAACCAGATTAAAGCAAGTCAGAAGGATGAAGAAAATCAAGAACAAAGCACCAGTATGGAGTCTCAGAATAATAATGTGGACACCGGTGGAAGCGAAAGCCAAGAACAAAGCTCGTTAGGTAATGACGAACAAGAGAATGAAAAGCAGTTGAGAGAGGATAAAGGGGAAAATGACGATAGTACACAGGAAGCAGAGAAGCCGAAAGcagagaagaaaaggaagaaaccaTCAAAGCAGGAGGAAGCAAAGGGTGATGATGATAATAACAATGATTTGGAGTGGCATCTATGCAATGTAACTGCAGGATTTGATTTTATACCGTGTTTGGATAATGAAAAGTATCTCAAGTATTCACATAGGAAACACTATGAGCATAGGGAACGCCATTGCCCTGAGGATGCACCTACTTGCTTAGTTCCACTTCCAAACGGTTACAAAGAACACATACCATGGCCTAGCAGCAGAGATAAG ATATGGTACCATAATATACCACACACAAAGCTGGCAGAGGTGAAGGGGCACCAGAATTGGGTGAAGTTAACGGGTGAATTCTTGACATTTCCAGGAGGTGGCACCCAGTTTATTCATGGAGCTCTCCACTACATTGATTTTCTTCAAAAG GCGGAAGCAGGGATTGCATGGGGAAAACACACAAGGGTGATATTGGATGTTGGGTGTGGGGTGGGTAGTTTTGGAGGTTATCTATTTGAAAGAGATGTAATTGCAATGTCATTTGCACCGAAAGATGAGCATGAAGCACAAGTGCAATTCGCCCTTGAGAGAGGGATACCAGCCTTATCAGCTGTCATGGGTACCCAAAGGCTCCAATTCCCCGGTCGCGTCTTTGATCTTGTCCATTGTGCACGTTGTCGTGTACCTTGGCATGAAGATG GTGGCTTGCTGCTTTTGGAATTGAACCGCGTTTTGAGGCCAGGGGGTTTCTTTGTTTGGTCTGCTACTCCTGTGTATCAGACGCTCAAAGAAGATGTTGAAATATGGAAGC AAATGTCTGCTCTAACGAAAGCCATGTGCTGGGAGCTGGTGACCATAAAAAATGATACATTGAACCAAGTTGGTGCTGCTTTCTTCCGAAAACCTGTGTCCAACGAATGCTATGAGCAAAGGGAGGAAAATGAACCTCCTATGTGCAAAGATGATGATGACCCAAATGCTGCCtg GTACGTACCACTACAAGCATGCCTGCACAAGTTGCCAGGCGAGAAGAGTGAGAGAGGAGCCGAATGGCCTGAAGCATGGCCGGAAAGGCTACATAAAGCCCCATACTGGTTAAGCGACTCGCAAGTAGGCATCTTCGGAAAACCACTTCCTCAAGATTTTGTCGAAGAAGATCAACGTTGGAAAGATGTTATAGACGAGCTTAGCAATAATGGTGTTAGTTGGTCTAATATCAGAAATGTCATGGACATGCGAGCTGTTTATGGCGG aTTTGCTGCAGCTCTAAGGGATCTTCAACTTTGGGTATTCAATGTGGTGAACATTGATTCTCCGGACACACTTCCTATTATCTATGAGCGTGGTCTAATTGGAATTTATCATGATTGGTGTGAATCCTTTAGCACCTATCCAAGAACTTATGATCTTCTACATGCAGATCAGCTCTTCTCAAAGCTAAAGAATAG GTGCAAACTTGCTCCTGTTATAGTAGAAGTTGATAGAATAGTGAGACCAGGAGGGAGCTTGGTTGTCCGTGATGAATCCAACGCCATTAGCGAAGTGGAAAGTTTGTTAAAATCTCTGCATTGGGAAGTAACCTTATCCAAAGACCAAGAAGGAGTGCTCTTTGCCAAAAAAGGGTATTGGAGACCCACCTCTTTTGTATCAGTGTTCTAA